The following are encoded together in the Variovorax sp. PBS-H4 genome:
- a CDS encoding Zn-ribbon domain-containing OB-fold protein, giving the protein MADLYPDKPQPTITDLTRPFWSGAREGRLMLQKCRRCATFNFHPKPWCIECGSRELDWTEARPFGTVYSHTVSRSVAMNYPGWEAELPVVMCLIDLDDGARMYGQLTDCAPGQVRIGMRVEAHFQAISEEAGIPRFRPLREGAAGER; this is encoded by the coding sequence ATGGCAGACCTCTACCCGGACAAGCCGCAGCCCACCATCACCGACCTCACGCGCCCGTTCTGGTCCGGCGCCAGGGAGGGGCGGCTCATGCTGCAGAAGTGCCGGCGCTGCGCGACCTTCAACTTCCATCCCAAGCCCTGGTGCATCGAATGCGGCAGCCGCGAGCTGGACTGGACCGAGGCCCGGCCATTCGGCACCGTGTATTCGCACACCGTGTCGCGCTCGGTCGCAATGAACTACCCCGGCTGGGAAGCCGAGCTGCCGGTGGTGATGTGCCTGATCGACCTGGACGACGGCGCGCGCATGTACGGCCAGCTCACCGACTGCGCGCCGGGCCAGGTGCGCATCGGCATGCGCGTCGAGGCGCACTTCCAGGCCATCAGCGAGGAGGCGGGCATCCCGCGTTTCCGGCCCCTGCGCGAAGGCGCTGCCGGGGAGCGCTGA
- a CDS encoding acyl-CoA dehydrogenase, translated as MRDVPFDWQDALRFDDLLTPEEIMIRDAARDYAQGQLMPRIRDAHRHETFDVAVMREMAELGFLGATIEGFGCAGISYVGYGLIAREFERVDTCFRSALGVQTTLSMTPIYLFGSQEQRERYLPAMARADKLGCFGLTEPDHGSDPGSMNSRARKVDGGYLLSGTKTWITHAPIADLMVVWAKDDTGRVGGFILERGMKGLATSKIEGKFSVRASPTGQIMMDEVFVPESQRLPGASGIGAPFACLNNARFGICWGALGAAEFCWHAARQYALDRKQFGRPLAANQLVQKKLADMQTEIVLGLHACLHLSRLRDQGRASPEMVSLLKRNCAGKALDIARAARDVHGGNGISDEYHVIRHVLNLETVNTLEGTHDIHALVLGRAQTGISAFSN; from the coding sequence ATGCGCGACGTGCCCTTCGACTGGCAGGATGCGCTGCGCTTCGACGACCTGCTGACGCCCGAGGAGATCATGATCCGCGACGCCGCGCGCGACTATGCGCAGGGGCAGCTGATGCCGCGCATCCGCGACGCGCATCGGCACGAGACCTTCGACGTCGCCGTGATGCGCGAGATGGCCGAGCTGGGCTTTCTCGGCGCGACCATCGAGGGCTTCGGCTGCGCCGGCATCAGCTACGTCGGCTATGGGCTGATCGCGCGCGAGTTCGAGCGGGTCGACACCTGCTTCCGATCGGCGCTCGGCGTGCAGACCACGCTCAGCATGACGCCGATCTACCTGTTCGGCAGCCAGGAGCAGCGCGAGCGCTACCTGCCGGCCATGGCACGGGCCGACAAGCTGGGCTGCTTCGGCCTCACGGAGCCGGACCACGGCTCCGACCCCGGCAGCATGAACAGCCGCGCGCGCAAGGTCGACGGCGGCTATCTGCTGTCGGGCACGAAGACCTGGATCACGCATGCGCCGATCGCAGACCTGATGGTCGTCTGGGCCAAGGACGACACCGGCCGCGTCGGCGGCTTCATTCTGGAGCGCGGCATGAAGGGCCTCGCCACGAGCAAGATCGAGGGCAAGTTCTCGGTGCGCGCATCGCCCACCGGCCAGATCATGATGGACGAGGTCTTCGTGCCCGAGTCGCAGCGCCTGCCCGGCGCCAGCGGCATCGGCGCCCCGTTCGCCTGCCTGAACAACGCGCGCTTCGGCATCTGCTGGGGTGCGCTGGGCGCGGCCGAGTTCTGCTGGCATGCGGCCCGGCAGTACGCGCTGGACCGCAAGCAGTTCGGCCGGCCGCTGGCGGCCAACCAACTCGTGCAGAAGAAGCTGGCCGACATGCAGACCGAGATCGTGCTCGGCCTGCACGCCTGCCTGCACCTGAGCCGGTTGCGCGACCAGGGCCGTGCCAGCCCCGAGATGGTGTCGCTGCTCAAGCGCAACTGCGCAGGCAAGGCGCTGGACATCGCGCGCGCCGCGCGCGACGTGCACGGCGGCAACGGCATTTCCGACGAATATCACGTGATCCGCCACGTGCTCAACCTCGAGACCGTCAACACGCTCGAGGGCACGCACGACATCCACGCGCTGGTGCTGGGCCGGGCCCAGACGGGCATCTCGGCCTTCTCCAATTGA
- a CDS encoding acetate--CoA ligase family protein: MTLSNLDRAEIVKRLIHPRSIAVIGASADFGKINGRPLKHLLEKGYAGRILPVNPKYREIGGLPCHPDIDSLPEAADLAIVAVPAAEVLGAVEALGRRGIRAAVIFSSGFGEMGAEGRAMEETLAQRAGECGVVLCGPNCLGFINAFDKVYATFSQYADGETGPGPIAFVTQSGAFGTAIAALVRQRGLGLGYFVNTGNEADLGFSELMASVIEDPRIRVAAGYLEGLEDGDSLVRLARRCHELGKPLVLTKVGRMASGARAAASHTGALAVEDAVFDAVIRQYGVLRARNEEQMLDMLEALSQPRIAAGNGLGIATQSGGAGVMMADRAEEVGLAVPELAPATRSRLAEVMPAFGAMGNPVDVTGQFVARPELLRESVVALLDDPGVHVGIVWLQLMTAHVDTLVRIFGEILARTEKPFFVCWVAAPPQALQQLRALGIVVYTAGERAVEAAAALARWNAFRQRAAGRQTLAPAAMPALPAELRDGVQPTVLATEWLLAAGVPMAPVALAHGEDQAVALWRAAGGPVALKIESPDITHKTEVGGVLLKLDDEAAVRQGFTTLMQRAAAAEPAARLHGVVVQGMAQGHVELVVGVQRDPVFGMVVMVGTGGVLVEVLKDVAFRRAPFDDAEALRMLGELRMGALLDGVRGQQAVDRNAIAQMLAGLSRWAAAMQPRLAELDLNPVLVGADGPVAVDCVMVLRDQRTGNEAGS; encoded by the coding sequence ATGACCCTTTCGAACCTGGACCGCGCCGAGATCGTGAAACGCCTGATCCATCCGCGCTCGATCGCCGTGATCGGCGCCTCGGCGGACTTCGGCAAGATCAACGGCCGCCCGCTCAAGCATCTGCTCGAGAAGGGCTACGCCGGCCGCATCCTGCCGGTGAACCCCAAGTACCGCGAGATCGGAGGGCTGCCCTGCCACCCGGATATCGACAGCCTGCCCGAAGCGGCAGACCTGGCGATCGTCGCGGTGCCCGCCGCGGAGGTGCTCGGCGCGGTCGAGGCGCTGGGTCGGCGCGGCATCCGTGCGGCGGTGATCTTCAGTTCCGGCTTTGGCGAAATGGGCGCCGAAGGCCGCGCCATGGAGGAAACGCTGGCGCAGCGCGCAGGCGAATGCGGCGTGGTGCTGTGCGGGCCCAACTGCCTGGGCTTCATCAACGCCTTCGACAAGGTCTACGCCACCTTCAGCCAGTACGCCGACGGCGAGACCGGGCCGGGGCCGATCGCCTTCGTCACCCAGTCGGGAGCCTTCGGCACTGCCATCGCCGCGCTGGTGCGGCAACGCGGCCTCGGGCTGGGCTACTTCGTCAACACCGGCAACGAGGCCGACCTCGGCTTCAGCGAGCTGATGGCAAGCGTGATCGAGGACCCGCGCATCCGGGTCGCCGCTGGCTACCTGGAGGGCCTGGAGGACGGTGACTCCCTGGTCCGCCTGGCGCGGCGCTGCCATGAACTGGGCAAGCCGCTGGTGCTGACCAAGGTCGGGAGGATGGCTTCGGGCGCGCGCGCCGCCGCTTCCCACACCGGCGCGCTGGCGGTGGAGGACGCGGTGTTCGACGCGGTGATCCGCCAGTACGGCGTGCTGCGCGCGCGCAACGAGGAGCAGATGCTGGACATGCTCGAAGCGCTGAGCCAGCCGCGTATCGCCGCCGGCAACGGCCTCGGCATCGCCACGCAGTCGGGCGGCGCCGGCGTGATGATGGCGGACCGCGCGGAAGAGGTGGGGCTTGCCGTCCCCGAGCTCGCTCCGGCCACGCGGTCGCGGCTGGCCGAGGTGATGCCGGCCTTCGGCGCGATGGGCAATCCGGTCGATGTGACGGGCCAGTTCGTGGCCCGCCCGGAGCTGCTGCGCGAGTCGGTGGTGGCGTTGCTGGACGACCCCGGCGTGCACGTCGGCATCGTCTGGCTGCAGCTGATGACCGCCCACGTCGACACGCTGGTGCGCATCTTCGGCGAGATCCTGGCCCGCACCGAGAAGCCTTTCTTCGTCTGCTGGGTCGCGGCGCCGCCGCAGGCGCTGCAGCAGCTGCGCGCGCTGGGCATCGTGGTCTACACCGCCGGCGAGCGCGCGGTGGAGGCGGCCGCTGCGCTGGCGCGCTGGAACGCCTTCCGGCAGCGCGCCGCTGGCCGCCAAACCCTCGCGCCGGCGGCGATGCCGGCGCTGCCCGCTGAACTGCGCGACGGCGTGCAGCCGACGGTGCTGGCGACCGAGTGGCTGCTAGCGGCCGGCGTGCCCATGGCCCCGGTCGCCCTCGCGCACGGCGAGGACCAGGCGGTCGCGCTGTGGCGCGCCGCAGGCGGCCCCGTGGCGCTGAAGATCGAATCGCCGGACATCACCCACAAGACCGAGGTGGGCGGCGTGCTGCTCAAGCTCGACGACGAGGCGGCCGTGCGCCAAGGATTCACCACCCTGATGCAGCGTGCTGCCGCGGCCGAGCCGGCGGCGCGCCTGCACGGCGTGGTGGTGCAGGGCATGGCACAGGGCCATGTCGAGCTCGTGGTCGGCGTCCAGCGCGATCCGGTGTTCGGCATGGTGGTGATGGTCGGCACCGGCGGCGTGCTGGTGGAAGTGCTCAAGGACGTCGCCTTCCGCCGCGCGCCGTTCGATGATGCCGAGGCGCTGCGGATGCTCGGCGAGCTGCGCATGGGCGCGTTGCTCGATGGCGTGCGCGGCCAGCAGGCCGTCGATCGCAACGCCATCGCACAGATGCTCGCGGGGCTGTCGCGCTGGGCGGCCGCGATGCAGCCGCGACTGGCCGAGCTCGATCTCAACCCCGTGCTGGTCGGCGCCGACGGGCCGGTGGCCGTGGACTGCGTGATGGTGCTGCGCGACCAGCGCACGGGCAACGAGGCCGGCAGCTGA
- a CDS encoding Bug family tripartite tricarboxylate transporter substrate binding protein encodes MRFTSRIIQCAGTAAAAAVLLLGSGRALAQDPYPNRPVTVIAPYSAGGDADLAARNFAAAAQRALGQAVVVMNKTGASGVIGSAQVIASPPDGYTLLLARTGSQAILPAIMPSTTKYKWDDYTFIGTLELNPYGCIVNAKSPYKTFEDLVGAMRTKGKSMNFGTAGVLTTNDMGPRQLFRMLKLTDQTPTQIPYKGTGEASMSLVAGQTEFACGSLGSFIALIKSGALRALMVTSAERMASMPEVPTARELGYAEMEGIVGWSAVFGPPKLPAEVRDRLAAALKTIAADPAWIAATEQTGSVPFVRPPEETRDFVRKQYQLYRSLGEQLNIIDAKM; translated from the coding sequence ATGCGCTTCACTTCACGAATCATCCAGTGCGCCGGCACCGCTGCCGCGGCGGCGGTACTGCTGCTGGGGAGCGGCCGGGCCCTTGCGCAGGACCCCTATCCCAACCGTCCGGTCACCGTCATCGCGCCCTACAGCGCGGGCGGCGATGCGGACCTCGCGGCGCGGAACTTCGCGGCCGCGGCGCAGCGCGCGCTGGGCCAGGCCGTGGTGGTCATGAACAAGACCGGCGCCAGCGGCGTGATCGGATCGGCCCAGGTGATCGCCTCACCGCCCGATGGCTACACCCTGCTGCTGGCGCGCACCGGCTCGCAGGCCATCCTGCCGGCCATCATGCCGTCGACGACCAAGTACAAATGGGACGACTACACCTTCATCGGCACGCTGGAGCTCAATCCCTACGGCTGCATCGTGAACGCCAAGTCGCCCTACAAGACCTTCGAGGACCTGGTCGGCGCCATGCGCACCAAGGGCAAGAGCATGAACTTCGGCACCGCGGGCGTGCTCACCACCAACGACATGGGCCCGCGTCAGCTGTTCAGGATGCTCAAGCTCACCGACCAGACGCCGACCCAGATCCCGTACAAGGGCACCGGCGAGGCCTCGATGTCGCTGGTTGCCGGCCAGACCGAATTCGCCTGCGGCAGCCTCGGGTCCTTCATCGCGCTGATCAAGAGCGGCGCGCTGCGCGCACTGATGGTCACCAGCGCGGAACGCATGGCCTCGATGCCCGAGGTACCGACGGCGCGCGAGCTGGGTTATGCCGAGATGGAGGGCATCGTGGGCTGGAGCGCCGTCTTCGGACCGCCCAAGCTCCCGGCCGAGGTGCGCGACCGGCTCGCTGCCGCGCTCAAGACCATCGCCGCCGACCCGGCCTGGATCGCCGCGACCGAGCAGACCGGATCGGTTCCCTTCGTTCGCCCGCCCGAGGAGACGCGCGACTTCGTGCGCAAGCAGTACCAGCTCTACCGGTCGCTGGGGGAGCAGCTCAACATCATCGACGCGAAGATGTAG
- a CDS encoding VOC family protein: MNTPRKLPDAQAKPVRPMKLAHVVLRVSQLERSRAWYMRVLEARPAFENEGLCFLTYDDEHHRIGLIARPELGHAGDAHTGLEHIAFTYASLGDLLATYRRLQAHDIQPYWTINHGPTISMYYKDPDGHRLELQYDVFERAEELEAFFAGGAYAQNFMGIVFDPEDLIARFEAGEPLPDITARRPLRGSETPWTMFVP; this comes from the coding sequence ATGAACACCCCAAGAAAGCTGCCCGACGCGCAGGCCAAGCCCGTGCGCCCGATGAAGCTCGCCCACGTGGTCCTGCGCGTGTCCCAGCTCGAACGCTCGCGCGCCTGGTACATGAGGGTGCTGGAAGCGAGGCCGGCTTTCGAGAACGAGGGTCTCTGCTTCCTCACCTATGACGACGAGCATCACCGCATCGGCCTGATCGCGCGGCCGGAGCTCGGGCATGCAGGCGATGCACACACCGGGCTGGAGCACATCGCCTTCACCTATGCATCGCTCGGCGATCTGCTGGCCACCTACCGGCGGCTGCAAGCACACGACATCCAGCCTTACTGGACCATCAACCATGGCCCCACGATCTCGATGTACTACAAGGACCCTGACGGCCATCGCCTGGAGCTGCAGTACGACGTGTTCGAGCGCGCCGAGGAACTGGAGGCCTTCTTCGCGGGCGGCGCCTACGCGCAGAACTTCATGGGGATCGTGTTCGATCCCGAGGACCTGATCGCGCGCTTCGAAGCCGGCGAGCCGCTGCCCGACATCACGGCGCGGCGCCCGCTGCGCGGGAGCGAGACGCCCTGGACGATGTTCGTGCCCTGA
- a CDS encoding fumarylacetoacetate hydrolase family protein: MKLATFRHQGALKYGAVEGEDVVDVSAVPDAPADLRGLLERRAPGLDWARQAVPQGQRLRLAEVQLCAPVPAPRKFLGLGGNYATHLEEAARLGLARPAGQVWFNKQVSCVAGPFDPVHKPRVSDQLDYEGELGVVIGQRCRHVRADEADAVIAGYVVVNDLSVRDWQLRAPTHTLGKSFDTHGPFGPWLVTCDEIADPHALRLRTWVNGELRQDASTGEMLHRIGDMIAELTTAFTLEPGDILSTGSPAGCGGLMSPPRYLRSGDVVRVEIESIGAIENRVVPEPDGGNP, from the coding sequence ATGAAGCTGGCCACCTTTCGCCACCAGGGCGCGCTGAAATACGGCGCGGTCGAGGGGGAGGATGTCGTCGACGTGTCGGCCGTCCCCGACGCGCCGGCGGACTTGCGCGGGCTGCTGGAGCGTCGCGCCCCAGGCCTCGACTGGGCGCGGCAGGCGGTGCCGCAGGGGCAGCGGCTGCGGCTGGCCGAGGTGCAGCTGTGCGCGCCGGTGCCGGCGCCGCGCAAGTTCCTGGGCCTCGGCGGCAACTACGCGACGCATCTCGAGGAAGCGGCCCGGCTCGGCCTTGCGCGTCCTGCGGGCCAGGTCTGGTTCAACAAGCAGGTCTCGTGCGTCGCCGGCCCGTTCGACCCGGTGCACAAGCCCCGGGTTTCCGATCAGCTCGACTACGAAGGCGAGTTGGGGGTCGTCATCGGCCAACGCTGCCGCCATGTGCGCGCCGACGAGGCCGACGCGGTGATCGCCGGCTACGTGGTGGTCAATGACCTGAGCGTGCGCGACTGGCAACTGCGCGCACCCACCCACACCCTGGGCAAGTCCTTCGATACCCACGGACCCTTCGGCCCCTGGCTGGTGACGTGCGACGAGATCGCCGATCCGCACGCGCTGCGCCTTCGCACCTGGGTCAACGGCGAGTTGCGACAGGATGCCAGCACTGGCGAGATGCTCCACCGCATCGGCGACATGATCGCCGAGCTCACGACCGCATTCACGCTGGAACCCGGCGACATCCTGTCTACGGGCAGTCCGGCCGGCTGCGGCGGACTGATGTCGCCGCCGCGGTACCTGCGCAGCGGCGACGTGGTGCGCGTGGAGATCGAATCGATTGGCGCGATCGAGAACCGCGTCGTTCCCGAACCCGATGGAGGCAACCCATGA
- a CDS encoding LysR substrate-binding domain-containing protein: protein MEDLNDLVFFAKVVEHQGFSAASRQLGVPKSRLSRRITLLEERLGVRLLQRSSRRLVLTSVGERFYERCQSIVALGESAHELIQEAVAQPQGVLRVSCPLTLGQFWLTPLLPAFMKAHPRVRLLLTVSNRRVDPLEEAMDVVLRVRRPPFDDSSLVVRPLGRTHDVLLASPALLRERGMPADVPGLEAWPTLSLPAEGERHAWLLSRDGEAAELVHAPRLVCGDMFALKHAALEGLGVALLPGILCREELDDGRLVRVLPEWGCAESEVQAVFPSRRGMLPAVRALVEFLAAHPAG from the coding sequence ATGGAAGATCTCAATGACCTGGTGTTCTTCGCCAAGGTGGTCGAGCACCAGGGCTTCTCGGCCGCGAGCCGGCAGCTGGGCGTGCCCAAGTCGCGCCTGAGCCGGCGCATCACGCTGCTGGAAGAGCGCCTGGGGGTTCGGCTGCTGCAGCGCAGTTCGCGCCGGCTGGTGCTGACCTCGGTGGGCGAGCGCTTCTACGAACGCTGCCAGTCGATCGTGGCGCTCGGCGAGTCGGCCCACGAGCTGATCCAGGAGGCGGTGGCGCAGCCGCAGGGGGTGCTGCGCGTGAGCTGCCCCCTCACGCTCGGCCAGTTTTGGCTCACGCCCCTGCTGCCCGCCTTCATGAAGGCGCATCCCCGGGTGCGGCTGCTGCTGACGGTCAGCAACCGTCGCGTCGACCCGCTCGAGGAGGCGATGGACGTGGTGCTGCGCGTGCGTCGCCCGCCCTTCGATGATTCGAGCCTGGTGGTGCGTCCGCTGGGCCGTACGCACGACGTGCTGCTGGCCAGCCCCGCACTGCTGCGCGAGCGGGGCATGCCGGCAGACGTGCCCGGACTCGAAGCCTGGCCGACGCTGTCGCTCCCGGCAGAGGGCGAGCGCCACGCCTGGCTGCTGAGCCGCGATGGCGAAGCGGCCGAACTGGTGCATGCGCCGCGGCTGGTCTGCGGCGACATGTTCGCGCTCAAGCACGCGGCGCTCGAGGGCCTGGGGGTGGCGCTGCTGCCCGGAATCCTGTGCCGCGAAGAGCTGGACGACGGGCGGCTGGTCCGGGTGCTGCCTGAATGGGGTTGCGCCGAGAGCGAGGTCCAGGCGGTCTTCCCGTCCAGGCGGGGCATGCTGCCGGCGGTGCGCGCGCTGGTGGAGTTCCTGGCCGCACATCCGGCCGGCTGA
- a CDS encoding helicase SNF2, translated as MNTSKIIAAAAFSLFAAAGAQAETYQGVHAPVSANSRADVRAQAVIAARSENPYAEGVSSHVAPAMTASIERGSMRSEAVAAAHSANPYAEGYGQGVARKPGAGVERAMVRAQARSAARGEQLPL; from the coding sequence ATGAACACCTCGAAGATCATTGCCGCAGCCGCTTTCTCGCTCTTCGCCGCTGCCGGCGCGCAGGCCGAGACCTACCAGGGCGTGCATGCGCCGGTCTCCGCCAACAGCCGCGCCGATGTGCGCGCCCAGGCGGTGATCGCGGCACGCAGCGAGAACCCCTACGCGGAAGGCGTCTCGTCGCACGTCGCGCCTGCCATGACGGCCTCGATCGAGCGCGGCAGCATGCGCAGCGAGGCCGTGGCCGCCGCACACAGCGCCAACCCCTATGCCGAAGGCTACGGCCAAGGCGTGGCACGCAAGCCGGGCGCCGGCGTCGAGCGCGCCATGGTCCGCGCCCAGGCGCGCAGCGCTGCCCGCGGCGAGCAGTTGCCGCTGTAG
- a CDS encoding AMP-binding protein, translating into MTATTVRALIEEQAARRPEAVYALSTEGGSPLHYAELAQGCRRVAAVLRQHGAKPGDTVSLVMPNGLQTLRLLLGAMHGGLCVNPVNLLSQPEQMRYVLAHSDCRLVCVAPEWEERVRAMLQGLERPVSLMVVEPDAAALPEEGEAPAPGDDPAPAPEDPALLMYTSGTTGMPKGVMLSQRNLAANAQAISAEHGLGPADRVLAVLPLYHINAFAVTMLAPLAHGGSLAMPSKFSAGRFWEQAATAGCSWINVVPTMISYLLEGDRPPATQTAGLRFCRSASAALPPEHHRAFEQMFGIGIVETMGLTETAAPSFSNPMDPAKRKLGSVGRASGCEARVIDQQLAEVPDGTTGELAIRGPNVMLGYYKNDDATRASFTPDGWLRTGDLGHRDADGFFFVTGRIKELIIKGGENIAPREIDEALLAHPAVRDAAAVGVPDRHYGQEIGACVILREGSTCTEEDLRAYCARALGRYKAPGHYRFVDELPRGPSGKVQRLKLLPYFE; encoded by the coding sequence GTGACCGCCACCACCGTTCGTGCCCTGATCGAGGAGCAGGCAGCGCGCCGGCCCGAGGCCGTCTATGCACTCTCGACCGAGGGCGGCTCGCCACTGCACTACGCCGAGCTTGCGCAAGGATGCCGCCGCGTCGCAGCGGTCCTGCGCCAGCACGGCGCGAAGCCGGGCGACACCGTCTCGCTCGTCATGCCCAACGGCTTGCAGACCTTGCGCTTGCTGCTCGGTGCAATGCATGGCGGCCTGTGCGTGAACCCCGTCAACCTGCTGTCGCAGCCCGAGCAGATGCGCTACGTGCTCGCGCATTCAGACTGCCGCCTCGTGTGCGTAGCGCCCGAGTGGGAAGAACGCGTGCGCGCCATGCTGCAGGGCCTCGAGCGGCCGGTGTCGCTGATGGTGGTCGAGCCCGACGCGGCGGCCCTGCCGGAGGAGGGGGAAGCCCCTGCGCCTGGGGACGACCCGGCTCCGGCGCCCGAGGACCCGGCCCTGCTGATGTACACCTCGGGCACCACCGGCATGCCCAAGGGCGTGATGCTGAGCCAGCGCAATCTCGCCGCCAATGCGCAGGCGATCAGTGCCGAACACGGCCTCGGTCCGGCTGATCGCGTGCTGGCGGTGCTGCCGCTCTATCACATCAACGCCTTTGCCGTGACCATGCTGGCGCCGCTCGCACATGGCGGCAGCCTCGCGATGCCGTCGAAGTTCTCGGCCGGCCGCTTCTGGGAACAGGCCGCAACAGCCGGGTGCAGCTGGATCAACGTGGTGCCGACCATGATCTCGTACCTGCTCGAAGGCGACCGGCCGCCGGCGACGCAGACCGCGGGCCTCCGCTTCTGCCGTTCGGCCTCCGCCGCGCTGCCGCCCGAACACCACCGCGCGTTCGAGCAGATGTTCGGCATCGGCATCGTCGAGACGATGGGCCTGACCGAGACGGCGGCGCCCTCGTTCTCCAATCCGATGGACCCCGCGAAGCGCAAGCTGGGCTCGGTCGGCCGCGCCTCCGGATGCGAGGCGCGGGTGATCGATCAGCAGCTCGCCGAAGTGCCCGACGGCACCACCGGCGAGCTCGCCATCCGCGGGCCCAACGTGATGCTCGGCTACTACAAGAACGACGACGCCACGCGTGCCAGCTTCACCCCCGACGGATGGCTGCGCACCGGCGACCTCGGGCACCGCGATGCCGACGGCTTCTTCTTCGTCACCGGGCGCATCAAGGAGCTGATCATCAAGGGGGGCGAGAACATCGCACCGCGAGAGATCGACGAGGCGCTGCTCGCCCATCCTGCGGTGCGCGACGCTGCCGCGGTGGGCGTGCCCGACCGCCACTACGGGCAGGAGATCGGCGCCTGCGTGATCCTGCGCGAGGGCAGTACCTGCACCGAGGAAGATCTGCGCGCGTACTGCGCGCGCGCACTCGGGCGCTACAAGGCCCCGGGGCACTATCGCTTCGTCGATGAACTGCCGCGGGGTCCTTCCGGCAAGGTTCAGCGGCTCAAGCTGCTGCCTTACTTCGAGTAG
- the sauS gene encoding acylating sulfoacetaldehyde dehydrogenase, whose translation MEHSSPEATGPIAELVARARAAQRIYDTWTQEQVDMAVAAAGWAIIEPKRNRELAELAVADTGIGNVEDKVSKNHRKTFGLLRDLRGARSVGVISEDPARGIVEIARPVGVVCAVTPSTNPGATPANKIINALKGRNAVIVAPSPKGWSTAERLIAFIHAQFDRIGAPRDLVQLLPSPVTKQATSELMRLCDLVVATGSQANVRAAYASGTPAFGVGAGNVASIVDETADIALAADRIVLSKTFDNATSCSSENSLIVVDAVRAPMIAALEARGAVMLDAAQKQTLQSLMWPEGKLSAAVIGKSAREIAERAAAQDATGRTGWLAIAERQPRILMVPEGGVGHDHPYSGEKLSPVLAVYTAKDFDDAAAIVERIYDYEGAGHSVGLHSAEPQRAMRLGLTLKVSRVIVDQAHCIATGGSFNNGLPFSLSMGCGTWGKNNFSDNMNYRHFLNITRVSRPIPERVPSQEEIFGEFFARHGAE comes from the coding sequence ATGGAACACTCATCCCCTGAAGCTACCGGCCCGATCGCCGAGCTCGTGGCCCGCGCGCGCGCGGCCCAGCGCATCTACGACACCTGGACGCAGGAACAGGTGGACATGGCAGTGGCCGCCGCCGGCTGGGCCATCATCGAGCCGAAGCGCAACCGCGAGCTCGCCGAGCTGGCGGTTGCCGACACCGGCATCGGCAACGTCGAAGACAAGGTCAGCAAGAACCATCGCAAGACTTTCGGCCTGTTGCGCGACCTGCGCGGCGCGCGCTCGGTGGGCGTGATCTCGGAAGACCCGGCACGCGGCATCGTCGAGATCGCGCGGCCGGTCGGCGTGGTGTGCGCCGTCACGCCCTCGACCAATCCCGGCGCGACGCCGGCCAACAAGATCATCAATGCGCTCAAGGGGCGCAACGCGGTGATCGTCGCGCCGTCACCCAAGGGCTGGTCGACGGCCGAGCGGCTCATCGCGTTCATCCATGCGCAGTTCGACCGCATCGGCGCGCCGCGCGACCTGGTGCAGCTGCTGCCCTCCCCCGTCACCAAGCAAGCCACGAGCGAACTGATGCGCCTGTGCGACCTGGTGGTGGCCACCGGCTCGCAGGCCAACGTGCGCGCGGCGTACGCGAGCGGTACGCCGGCTTTCGGCGTGGGTGCCGGCAACGTGGCCAGCATCGTCGACGAGACGGCGGACATCGCGCTGGCGGCCGATCGCATCGTGCTGTCGAAGACCTTCGACAACGCGACCAGCTGCTCGTCCGAGAACAGCCTGATCGTCGTCGATGCCGTACGCGCCCCCATGATCGCGGCGCTCGAGGCGCGCGGCGCCGTGATGCTCGATGCGGCGCAGAAGCAGACGTTGCAATCGCTGATGTGGCCCGAGGGCAAGCTCTCGGCCGCCGTGATCGGCAAGTCCGCGCGCGAAATCGCCGAGCGCGCGGCGGCGCAGGACGCCACAGGCCGCACCGGCTGGCTCGCCATCGCCGAGCGCCAACCCCGCATCCTCATGGTGCCCGAGGGCGGCGTCGGCCACGATCATCCTTACTCGGGCGAAAAGCTGAGCCCCGTGCTCGCCGTCTACACCGCGAAGGACTTCGACGACGCCGCGGCGATCGTCGAGCGCATCTACGACTACGAGGGCGCGGGCCATTCGGTAGGCCTGCACAGCGCCGAGCCGCAGCGCGCAATGCGCCTGGGCCTGACGCTGAAGGTGTCGCGCGTGATCGTCGACCAGGCGCATTGCATCGCCACCGGCGGCAGCTTCAACAACGGGCTGCCCTTTTCGCTGTCCATGGGGTGCGGCACCTGGGGCAAGAACAACTTTTCCGACAACATGAACTACCGCCACTTCCTCAACATCACGCGGGTGTCGCGGCCGATCCCCGAACGGGTGCCGAGCCAGGAGGAGATCTTCGGCGAGTTCTTCGCCAGGCACGGTGCCGAGTGA